The nucleotide sequence ATACCACCTGGCAGATGGACTATGTGCTGGCGGGATTATTGCTTGCAGGCTTTTTGATTCTGGCCGCGCGATATCTGCACAGGCTTGAACTGGAATCTCTGGTACTGGCGGTTCCCCTGCTTTCAACTTCCGCCTTTGCAGCCTCGGGTTTCGGACCGCTTGGAAGCTGGATGAACTGGATTTATAATTTGCTTTTCCTCGCTCTGGGATGCACAAAAATCTGGCAGGGGATTCAAGTCCGCCGCCTCAGTACATTGAATCTGGGCATGATCGCAGTGATGGTCCTGATCATGGCGCGATTCTTCGACAGCGACCTGGGTCTGCTAACGAGAGGAGTGATTTTCATCGTGCTGGGATCGCTGTTTCTGGGAGTCAATCTGTTCGTCTCGAAAAGCGGATTCCGCTCAGGGAGGGCGAATGGTTAAAAAGGCAGTCTGTGTTTTCCTGCTGCTGGCTTTGATTCAATTGCTGGTTCCTGCCTGGATGATTTACGAACGGGAAATCATTCTAAGGGATGGACACCAGTTCAAATTCAGAACCGCACCTGTTGATCCGTATGACGCTTTCAGGGGGCGCTATGTCGCACTCAAAATGGAGGCAGGCACTGTTCCGCTTGAATGCTGCCGCGGCGTAAAAAGCAATCAGTGGGCTTATGCCCTGATTGCGAACGATGCTGAGGGTTTTGCCAAAGTCGAGGCTGTAACCGCCGACTGCCCTCAGGGTGATTTTATCAGGACCAAGATGGGGTGGATATCTGAAGAAAAGGTTGATACCACGAAGACAGCCACGATTAATTTCAATTTCAACCGTTATTTTCTACCTGAGGACCTGGCTCCTGAAGCTGAGAAAGCTTACCGGAAATTCAGCTCTGGCAAGCGCAGAGATGCCTATGTTACAGTGAGAGTGTTAGGTGGCAAAGCTGCTCTGGAAGAACTGTATTTTGGAAATCAATCCATCCGGGAATTTCTGAGAAATCCCCAGGTCACTGAAGAAGTGAAGTCTCCAGCGCAGGATGAGAATCTGGTTCTTGAACTGATTAAGGCGATTAATTCCGGAGATACGGCTGAAGTAAAAAAACAGCTGGACAAAGGCGCAGATGTCAATTCCCAGAATTACGACTCGCATGACTATAACAGATGGACCCCTCTGATGTATGCCTGCGCTCTAGGAAAACCCGAAATCGTGAAGTTGATTCTGGAGCGGCGCCCGCAACTGGACATGTATGGAGAAATCACGCCTCTGGGGATCGCCAGGCTTAACAAATACGATGAGATCGTGAAATTGCTCGAAAAGGCAA is from Candidatus Wallbacteria bacterium and encodes:
- a CDS encoding GDYXXLXY domain-containing protein, with protein sequence MVKKAVCVFLLLALIQLLVPAWMIYEREIILRDGHQFKFRTAPVDPYDAFRGRYVALKMEAGTVPLECCRGVKSNQWAYALIANDAEGFAKVEAVTADCPQGDFIRTKMGWISEEKVDTTKTATINFNFNRYFLPEDLAPEAEKAYRKFSSGKRRDAYVTVRVLGGKAALEELYFGNQSIREFLRNPQVTEEVKSPAQDENLVLELIKAINSGDTAEVKKQLDKGADVNSQNYDSHDYNRWTPLMYACALGKPEIVKLILERRPQLDMYGEITPLGIARLNKYDEIVKLLEKAKAEQGF